From Rhodamnia argentea isolate NSW1041297 chromosome 10, ASM2092103v1, whole genome shotgun sequence, a single genomic window includes:
- the LOC115732606 gene encoding protein trichome birefringence-like 40 isoform X2, producing the protein MGFFQKPKMAFLFRANFLCFILYHTKAESFPSLTDQNLITTNFSARKLLAGGCNFFQGKWVYDASYPLYGSSSCPFIDPQFDCIKYGRPDTQYLKYRWQPFACNLPRFSAVNFLNRWRGKKIMFVGDSLSLNIWQSLSCMIHAQLPNARTSLFRREGLASLTFQDYDVKIMLYRTQYLVDLVREPAGRVLKLDSIRGGNAWRGMDMLVFNSWHWWTHTGRTQPWDYMQEGNKLYKDMNRLVAYYKGMTTWARWVNRNVDPSRTKVFFQGISPTHYEGKDWNAPSQTCSRQTQPYFGYRYPAGRPLSWVVVNKVLSRIKKPVYLLDITTLSEYRKDGHPTYYSGDHGGTMDCSHWCLPGLPDTWNELLYAALFS; encoded by the exons ATGGGGTTTTTCCAAAAACCCAAGATGGCTTTCCTGTTCAGAGCCAACTTCCTCTGTTTTATCCTATATCATACGAAAGCAGAAAGTTTCCCAAGCCTCACTGACCAGAATCTCATCACCACCAACTTCAGTGCAAGAAAATTACTTGCTGGAGGCTGCAATTTCTTCCAAGGAAAATGGGTGTATGATGCTTCATACCCCCTCTATGGCTCCTCAAGCTGTCCCTTCATAGATCCACAGTTTGACTGCATCAAGTACGGGAGGCCTGATACACAGTACCTCAAGTACAGATGGCAACCCTTCGCTTGTAACTTACCAAG GTTCAGTGCAGTGAATTTCTTGAATAGATGGAGGGGGAAGAAGATCATGTTTGTGGGCGACTCGCTGAGCTTGAACATCTGGCAGTCTCTGTCTTGTATGATTCATGCCCAATTGCCCAATGCCAGGACTTCGCTCTTCAGGAGAGAAGGCCTCGCTTCGCTCACATTT CAGGACTATGATGTGAAAATAATGCTGTACCGGACGCAGTACCTGGTGGATCTGGTGCGAGAGCCGGCGGGACGAGTGCTGAAGCTCGACTCGATCAGGGGAGGCAATGCGTGGCGAGGGATGGACATGTTGGTCTTCAACTCCTGGCACTGGTGGACCCACACCGGAAGAACTCAGCC GTGGGATTATATGCAGGAAGGCAATAAGCTGTACAAGGACATGAACCGACTGGTGGCGTATTATAAAGGAATGACCACGTGGGCTCGATGGGTGAACCGTAATGTCGATCCGTCAAGAACCAAGGTCTTCTTCCAAGGAATTTCCCCGACCCACTATGA AGGGAAGGACTGGAATGCACCGTCGCAAACTTGCTCCCGCCAAACACAGCCATACTTTGGTTACAGGTATCCCGCGGGGCGTCCATTGTCTTGGGTCGTCGTCAACAAAGTCCTAAGCAGGATCAAGAAGCCTGTCTATCTGCTTGACATCACGACCCTCTCGGAGTACCGGAAGGATGGGCACCCGACGTATTACAGTGGCGACCATGGCGGCACCATGGATTGCAGCCACTGGTGCCTCCCGGGATTGCCCGACACATGGAACGAGCTTCTGTACGCGGCTCTATTCAGCTGA
- the LOC115732606 gene encoding protein trichome birefringence-like 40 isoform X1, with translation MGFFQKPKMAFLFRANFLCFILYHTKAESFPSLTDQNLITTNFSARKLLAGGCNFFQGKWVYDASYPLYGSSSCPFIDPQFDCIKYGRPDTQYLKYRWQPFACNLPRFSAVNFLNRWRGKKIMFVGDSLSLNIWQSLSCMIHAQLPNARTSLFRREGLASLTFVDYDVKIMLYRTQYLVDLVREPAGRVLKLDSIRGGNAWRGMDMLVFNSWHWWTHTGRTQPWDYMQEGNKLYKDMNRLVAYYKGMTTWARWVNRNVDPSRTKVFFQGISPTHYEGKDWNAPSQTCSRQTQPYFGYRYPAGRPLSWVVVNKVLSRIKKPVYLLDITTLSEYRKDGHPTYYSGDHGGTMDCSHWCLPGLPDTWNELLYAALFS, from the exons ATGGGGTTTTTCCAAAAACCCAAGATGGCTTTCCTGTTCAGAGCCAACTTCCTCTGTTTTATCCTATATCATACGAAAGCAGAAAGTTTCCCAAGCCTCACTGACCAGAATCTCATCACCACCAACTTCAGTGCAAGAAAATTACTTGCTGGAGGCTGCAATTTCTTCCAAGGAAAATGGGTGTATGATGCTTCATACCCCCTCTATGGCTCCTCAAGCTGTCCCTTCATAGATCCACAGTTTGACTGCATCAAGTACGGGAGGCCTGATACACAGTACCTCAAGTACAGATGGCAACCCTTCGCTTGTAACTTACCAAG GTTCAGTGCAGTGAATTTCTTGAATAGATGGAGGGGGAAGAAGATCATGTTTGTGGGCGACTCGCTGAGCTTGAACATCTGGCAGTCTCTGTCTTGTATGATTCATGCCCAATTGCCCAATGCCAGGACTTCGCTCTTCAGGAGAGAAGGCCTCGCTTCGCTCACATTTGTG GACTATGATGTGAAAATAATGCTGTACCGGACGCAGTACCTGGTGGATCTGGTGCGAGAGCCGGCGGGACGAGTGCTGAAGCTCGACTCGATCAGGGGAGGCAATGCGTGGCGAGGGATGGACATGTTGGTCTTCAACTCCTGGCACTGGTGGACCCACACCGGAAGAACTCAGCC GTGGGATTATATGCAGGAAGGCAATAAGCTGTACAAGGACATGAACCGACTGGTGGCGTATTATAAAGGAATGACCACGTGGGCTCGATGGGTGAACCGTAATGTCGATCCGTCAAGAACCAAGGTCTTCTTCCAAGGAATTTCCCCGACCCACTATGA AGGGAAGGACTGGAATGCACCGTCGCAAACTTGCTCCCGCCAAACACAGCCATACTTTGGTTACAGGTATCCCGCGGGGCGTCCATTGTCTTGGGTCGTCGTCAACAAAGTCCTAAGCAGGATCAAGAAGCCTGTCTATCTGCTTGACATCACGACCCTCTCGGAGTACCGGAAGGATGGGCACCCGACGTATTACAGTGGCGACCATGGCGGCACCATGGATTGCAGCCACTGGTGCCTCCCGGGATTGCCCGACACATGGAACGAGCTTCTGTACGCGGCTCTATTCAGCTGA